In Papaver somniferum cultivar HN1 chromosome 1, ASM357369v1, whole genome shotgun sequence, a genomic segment contains:
- the LOC113350899 gene encoding uncharacterized protein LOC113350899 — protein sequence MSELDITCASPRAIKGQAVADLQAVFPGEGTTSLREDLLGEFPDISVVEEEAWLLYFDGFSTPSNNTRGAGIVLVSQTVRRFRRNLDGEEENGRINVDFIMQRNWNLRWRTPIIQELSSSLSQGKDSLKTLQSFFMLHGMLYHRNPDDSLSRCLGDEEAQLQLNRVHDEICGQTLVVTLYRRLRRLGYYWPEMETQSHLLQKSCSNCQMSPHQLEVFSVSHAGDWREPYIRYLHDGVTPANQKDSINMKQKAKKFVFHEGILWGLDIIGKINPPLSKKHKYIITATEYVTKWVESIPLRGTTGATIAAFIKEYIICRFGVPKHIITDNDTPFGNKQVRELLKGYKIKQVFSTIYYPQGNGQAESTNKTLIRVLIRTVHDNPREWNEKQPMALWVYRTTPRNSIVVSPYLLVYGADAILPAEIKIPSARIAAASGVHWNEAEALISRIAELDTLDSRRGKAEERAQMYRNMISRAYDKTIRPRVLKKMRFGLKETAKHIQQDMPAPKFSPKWEGPYVITKAYSTGYYKIVKVDGGKLEAVINGKWLKAYHA from the exons atgtcagagttagaCATAACGTGTGCATCACCTAGAgctatcaaaggacaagcagttgcagacttacAAGCAGTATTCCCTGGAGAAGGCACTACTTCACTACGCGAGGACCTTCttggagaatttccagacatctccGTTGTCGAAGAAGAAGCGTGGCTATTATATTTTGATGGCTTTTCCACCCCTAGTAATAACACTAGAGGGGCTGGCATAGTCCTAGTGTCTCAAACCG ttcgaaggtttagaagaaaccttGACGGTGAAGAGGAGAACGGTAGAATCAACGTGGATTTCATAATGCAAAGAAACTGGAACCTACGTTGGCGAACTCCGATAATTCAGGAGCTCAGCAGCTCACTTTCTCAAGGAAAGGACAGTCTCAAAACCTTGCagagcttcttcatgcttcatggtatgctATATCACCGAAACCCGGATGATTCCTTATCAAGATGTCTCGGAGATGAAGAAGCTCAGCTGCAGCTTAACCGCGTTCACGATGAAATTTGCGGACAAACATTGGTGGTAACGCTCTATCGCCGTCTTCGACGcctgggctattactggccagaaatggaaactcaaTCTCATTTACTTCAAAAGTCTTGCTCTAATTGTCAAATGTCGCCGCATCAATTGGAGGTTTTCAGCGTGAGTCatgctggggactggagagagccgtACATTAGATATCTTCACGATGGAGTAACTCCTGCTAATCAAAAGGATTCCATCAATATGAAGCAAAAGGCGAAGAAATTCGTATTTCATGAAGGGATCCT ctggggacttgacataATTGGAAAGATCAATCCTCCGTTATCAAAGAAGCACAAGTACATCATAACTGCGACAGAATAtgttaccaaatgggttgaatccATTCCTCTACGAGGGACTACAGGAGCAACGATTGCGGCTTTCATTAAAGAGTACATCATTTGTcggtttggcgtgcctaaacatatcatcactgaTAACGACACTCCCTTCGGCAACAAACAAGTACGAGAGTTGCTTAAGGGATACAAAattaaacaagtcttctccaccaTTTATTACCCCCAGGGAAACGGACAAgctgagagcaccaacaaaacactAATTCGGGTTCTCATTCGAACAGTGCATGACAATCCCAGAGAATGGAACGAAAAGCAACCGATGGCGCTATGGGTGTATCGAACAACACCTAGAAATTCTAttgtagtttctccatatttgctTGTTTACGGCGCAGACGCGATcctcccagcagaaatcaagatcccgtcagccaggattgcagcagcaagtgGGGTCCACTGGAATGAAGCTGAAGCGTTGATCTCCAGGATCGCCGAGTTAGACACTCTAGACTCCAGAAGAGGTAAAGCAGAGGAACGTGCTCAGATGTACAGAAATATGATCTCCAGGGCATATGACAAGACTATAAGGCCGCgtgttttaaaaaaaatgagaTTTGGTCTTAAAGAGACGGCCAAGCACATTCAGCAAGACATGCCTGCACcaaagttctctccaaaatgggaaggtccttatgTGATTACCAAGGCTTACAGTACCGGCTACTACAAGATCGTTAAGGTGGATGGAGGCAAGTTAGAAgcagtcatcaatggaaaatggctcaaggcatatcatgcttga